A genomic segment from Lignipirellula cremea encodes:
- a CDS encoding fatty acid desaturase family protein produces the protein MPTPPRTEPALPSLAALGDDLSITTPMQRRLALLRPFLGLLAYSLAAYAGWWWLTPILVFLIFVAVVTVTHDVVHGTLGLTRRQTDWTLFLMGAVLLESGHAYQLTHTQHHRVFPGKDDPEGDPARMGLWRAVLHGPLFLPRLWWWAFQKSRQDAKQRRWLLAEAAWAVSILVLGVSLWTWTPAVLIYALLAIVGSWSYSLLTVHLPHHDYGETPLTQTHTLRGAIIPALFLELTYHLEHHLYPQVPSHNLPKLSRRLHPYFQQAGVKPRKVF, from the coding sequence ATGCCCACGCCGCCACGCACTGAGCCCGCGCTTCCCAGTCTTGCCGCGTTGGGCGATGATTTGTCGATTACCACGCCGATGCAACGTCGACTGGCGTTACTGCGGCCATTCCTCGGCCTGTTGGCGTATTCGCTGGCGGCTTACGCGGGATGGTGGTGGTTGACGCCGATCCTGGTGTTTCTGATTTTCGTCGCCGTGGTGACGGTAACGCACGATGTGGTTCACGGGACGCTTGGACTCACGCGGCGGCAAACCGATTGGACATTGTTTCTCATGGGGGCGGTTCTGCTGGAAAGCGGCCACGCCTACCAACTCACCCACACCCAACACCACCGTGTCTTTCCTGGCAAAGACGACCCGGAAGGCGATCCCGCCCGCATGGGTTTGTGGCGAGCCGTGCTGCATGGCCCTTTGTTTCTGCCGAGGCTGTGGTGGTGGGCGTTTCAAAAGTCACGACAAGACGCCAAACAGCGGCGGTGGCTGCTCGCCGAAGCGGCCTGGGCTGTCAGCATTCTTGTCCTTGGAGTTTCCCTGTGGACCTGGACGCCCGCTGTTCTCATTTATGCACTGCTTGCGATTGTCGGAAGCTGGAGCTATTCGCTGCTCACGGTCCACCTGCCGCATCACGACTATGGTGAAACTCCCTTGACGCAAACACATACGTTACGGGGAGCGATCATCCCGGCCCTGTTCCTGGAACTCACTTACCACTTGGAGCACCATCTATATCCTCAAGTGCCAAGCCACAACTTGCCCAAGCTCTCCCGCCGACTTCATCCCTATTTCCAGCAGGCGGGCGTCAAGCCGCGAAAGGTCTTCTAG
- the uvrA gene encoding excinuclease ABC subunit UvrA, protein MPVSDIVIKGAREHNLRNIDLVLPRNQLICLTGVSGSGKSSLAFDTLYAEGQRRYVESLSSFARQFLGQMPKPEVDLIAGLSPSISISQKTSGRNPRSTVGTITEIYDYLRVLYARVGQGFCPKCHREITAQTREQIIARVLLLPAGTRFLVLAPLIRGQKGEYKDLFDDLRKQGFARARLDGQIVQLSQDQNLDRQMRHDIEVVVDRLAIKGEIRPRLAEAIDLALKLGQGNLIIATETEEAEEATPAKRRKRGAARPGDMIMSVDYACTDCGVSFEPPSPQLFSFNSPQGMCLECDGLGQRYDFDPDLLIPDPALSFKKGAIAPIGLWKEMGRWRRHIYQGVADTVERLHELPEKTLLETPWKKLDPALQQLLLQGTDDLHITYTWRRGRKPVKYGGVFEGIVPTLLARYKSSKSSMQLRYLEKFMRTLLCPACHGERLNPQARSVRITTANPDFGVSPAKVKSPRKKSTRSRGKTQSQLSLTLPEICGLSVADAAAFFEALELDATRATIASEAIKEIRGRLGFLLNVGLDYLALDRTAPTLSGGESQRIRLAGQIGSGLVGVLYILDEPSIGLHPRDNDRLLDTLARLRDMGNTVVVVEHDEDTMRAADHIIDFGPGPGVRGGEVVVAGTYQQVVKEARSVTGGFLSGREEIAMPAERREGSGNKLSIVGATHNNLKGIDVDIPLGTFVCVTGVSGSGKSSLVNDILVEALRRDLNGGDGAPGDHKQITGLEHLDKLIAIDQSPIGRTPRSNPGTYIKVFDDIRNLFCEMPEAKRRGYKPGRFSFNVAGGRCEACEGNGSNRLEMDFLADVWVTCPICEGARFNRETLQVKFKDYSIADLLQMDVQQALVVFDNIPKIRHKLQTLHDVGLDYLKIGQPSPTLSGGEAQRIKLARELVKTSTGKTLYLLDEPTTGLHFADIKLLLDVLHKFADQGNTVLVVEHNLDVIKTADWVIDLGPEGGEDGGQIIAQGPPETIAKTKGSHTGKSLAPILAKAAGQPVKAVKRRAKKARQVELATKISVRGARQHNLKEVQIDIARDKMTVFCGPSGSGKSSLAMDTIYAEGQRRYVESLSSYARQFISQMQKPSVDQIEGLSPAIAIEQKNLGNTPRSTVGTVTEVYDYFRILMARLGTPYCPDCDREIGTQTPDEIVDKILSEPEGSKLYLMAPVEIEVGQEYERLWEELKSTGYARVRIDGETHSLENPPEIDRRRKHAVEVVVDRIKTSNRSRSRIAESVEQALSLGRGVLTVAYPLDGAPESRWKVVRHSQHLACDRCGRSFERLTPHNFSFNSSLGWCDSCEGLGIQRGANPAALLRDPKLTLAEGAVALWPSVADPVSQQMLQALSLGTGLPLDKPFEQLSARNRRLVMHGAGEQWFAVGEPEQRPRFRFQFKGLYPAIEEASRLSGAFRNRLSTFIDEVECAACGGSRLRDDSAAVRFESYTIDDLCRMPLGELRRIVKGWKFKAREKRIAGEVVREIQNRVQFLNDVGLEYLSIGRGAATLSNGEAQRIRLASQLGSGLCGVLYVLDEPTIGLHPRDNTRLLKALHKLRDLGNTLLIVEHDREVIAESDYLADFGPQAGTHGGQIVANGTPAQVARRKTSVTGPYLSGKKAISIPSNRRMAENGVGHPEDQWVKILGARRHNLQNINVEIPLGALTAVTGPSGCGKSSLIEDVLFRAVARTLHRAAAIPGAHDEIRGLDQINKVIRVDQQPLGNSPTSNPATYTGVFETIRQLFSQLPESKVRGYSPRRFSFNAPGGRCETCAGNGQLCIEMHFLPDVWVQCETCRGERYNPETLAVKYRGRSIAEVLDMTCGDAVELFSNIPKIRRILQTLCDVGLDYLTLGQAAPTLSGGEAQRVKLAAELSRPDTGRTLYLLDEPTTGLHFDDLAKLLEVLHRLVDLGNTVVLIEHNLDVIKQADWMVDMGPEAGAGGGRVVVAGTPEQVVAHAQQSSAGNGYLRSHTGEALLPVLAAGPYARRVAHDPNKLEEKEGDLAIEDLGQDAQMPWETNGRRWHTQDRVGRKGEPVAWEGQILSEVVDRIHALGEFSETDWKARSVVEIAAAKKSDGWFLHAITGEAWLLKLKFRVASGAFDADELDGLLGLKPLNQMHDLPVYGNEPRVKCKATRGPWQEVQVAVHSFEEIDTPAFWRFVEEATESFLGLAEEATQSGSDFAPWKLLGRKWHLMRKGFPTNKTPRWEVDTLEQLVTLLEQTAPEGSFVWTNQQIVNFFLPEQKEPWAVLHTKKPAAVELTLTGRKGSIALGRLTGIGRQPAIDASRPRLDQLKLRFRTLAEVQNQELASVLGEHRNALRNGD, encoded by the coding sequence ATGCCCGTTTCGGATATCGTTATCAAAGGCGCCCGCGAGCACAACTTGCGGAATATTGACCTCGTCCTTCCTCGCAATCAATTGATCTGTTTGACCGGCGTCAGCGGGTCCGGCAAAAGCTCGCTGGCGTTTGATACGCTGTATGCCGAAGGGCAGCGCCGGTACGTGGAAAGCCTGTCGAGTTTTGCCCGGCAGTTTCTCGGACAGATGCCCAAGCCCGAGGTCGATCTGATCGCGGGCCTGAGCCCTTCGATTTCGATTTCGCAGAAAACGTCGGGACGGAATCCGCGTTCCACTGTCGGGACCATCACCGAGATTTACGATTATCTGCGCGTGCTGTATGCCCGCGTAGGCCAGGGGTTCTGCCCCAAGTGCCACCGGGAGATCACCGCCCAGACGCGTGAGCAGATCATCGCCCGGGTGTTGCTGCTGCCGGCGGGTACGCGGTTTCTGGTGCTGGCTCCATTGATCCGCGGCCAGAAGGGCGAGTACAAGGATCTGTTCGACGATCTTCGCAAACAGGGCTTCGCCAGGGCGCGGCTCGACGGCCAGATTGTGCAGCTGTCGCAGGACCAGAATCTGGACCGCCAGATGCGGCACGATATCGAAGTCGTCGTCGATCGGCTGGCCATTAAAGGAGAGATCCGGCCCCGCCTGGCCGAAGCGATCGACCTGGCGCTCAAGCTGGGCCAGGGCAATCTGATCATCGCCACCGAAACCGAAGAGGCGGAAGAGGCGACGCCCGCCAAACGGCGGAAACGGGGAGCCGCCCGGCCGGGTGACATGATCATGTCAGTCGACTATGCTTGCACGGATTGCGGCGTCAGCTTTGAACCGCCCAGCCCGCAGCTGTTCAGCTTCAACAGCCCCCAGGGGATGTGCCTGGAGTGCGACGGCCTGGGGCAACGCTACGACTTTGATCCTGATCTGCTGATCCCCGATCCGGCGTTGTCGTTCAAAAAAGGAGCCATTGCTCCGATCGGCCTGTGGAAAGAGATGGGCCGATGGCGCCGGCATATCTACCAGGGCGTCGCCGATACGGTCGAGCGACTGCACGAACTGCCGGAAAAGACGCTGCTGGAAACGCCGTGGAAAAAGCTCGATCCGGCGCTCCAGCAACTGCTGCTGCAGGGCACAGATGATCTGCACATCACCTACACCTGGCGCCGGGGACGGAAGCCAGTCAAGTACGGCGGCGTGTTTGAAGGCATCGTCCCCACCCTGCTGGCCCGGTACAAAAGCAGCAAAAGCAGTATGCAGCTGCGGTACCTGGAAAAGTTCATGCGCACGCTGCTCTGCCCTGCCTGCCACGGCGAGCGGCTGAACCCCCAGGCGAGGTCCGTCCGTATCACGACCGCCAATCCCGATTTCGGCGTGTCTCCTGCCAAGGTCAAGAGTCCACGCAAAAAGTCAACCAGGAGCCGAGGGAAGACGCAGTCGCAACTGTCGCTCACGCTGCCGGAAATCTGCGGCCTGTCGGTGGCGGACGCGGCGGCGTTCTTCGAAGCACTCGAACTTGACGCCACCCGGGCGACGATCGCGTCGGAGGCAATCAAGGAGATTCGCGGCCGGCTGGGCTTCCTGCTGAATGTGGGGCTGGATTACCTGGCCCTCGACCGCACGGCGCCGACACTGTCCGGCGGCGAGTCGCAGCGGATTCGTCTGGCGGGACAGATCGGTTCGGGCCTGGTCGGCGTACTCTACATTCTGGACGAGCCGTCGATTGGCCTGCATCCGCGCGATAACGATCGGCTGCTCGACACGCTTGCGCGGCTACGCGACATGGGAAATACGGTCGTCGTCGTGGAGCACGATGAAGACACCATGCGGGCGGCCGATCATATCATCGACTTCGGTCCCGGCCCCGGCGTGCGCGGCGGCGAGGTCGTCGTCGCTGGCACGTACCAGCAGGTCGTCAAAGAAGCCCGCAGCGTGACGGGCGGCTTTCTTTCCGGGCGCGAAGAAATCGCCATGCCGGCGGAGCGTCGCGAGGGGAGCGGGAACAAGCTGTCGATCGTCGGCGCCACGCATAACAACCTCAAGGGAATCGATGTCGACATCCCGCTGGGAACGTTTGTCTGCGTGACGGGCGTATCGGGGTCGGGCAAAAGCTCGCTCGTCAACGACATTCTGGTCGAGGCGTTGCGGCGCGATCTCAACGGGGGCGACGGGGCGCCGGGCGACCACAAGCAGATCACGGGGCTGGAGCATCTCGACAAGCTGATCGCCATCGACCAGTCACCCATCGGCCGTACGCCGCGGTCCAATCCGGGCACCTATATCAAAGTGTTCGACGATATCCGCAACCTGTTCTGTGAAATGCCCGAGGCCAAACGTCGTGGTTACAAACCCGGGCGATTCAGCTTCAACGTGGCCGGCGGTCGCTGTGAAGCGTGCGAAGGGAACGGCTCCAATCGCCTGGAAATGGACTTCCTGGCCGATGTCTGGGTGACTTGCCCCATCTGCGAAGGCGCCCGATTCAATCGGGAAACGCTGCAGGTCAAATTCAAAGATTACAGCATCGCCGATCTGCTGCAGATGGACGTGCAGCAAGCGCTCGTCGTGTTTGACAATATCCCCAAGATTCGCCACAAACTGCAGACGCTGCACGACGTGGGGCTGGATTACCTGAAGATCGGGCAACCCTCGCCCACCCTCTCCGGCGGAGAAGCCCAGCGGATCAAGCTGGCGCGGGAACTGGTCAAAACGAGCACCGGGAAAACGCTCTACCTGCTGGATGAGCCGACGACCGGCCTGCACTTCGCCGATATCAAACTGCTGCTCGACGTGCTGCACAAGTTTGCCGACCAGGGGAACACCGTGCTGGTGGTCGAGCATAACCTGGATGTGATCAAGACGGCCGACTGGGTAATCGATCTCGGTCCCGAAGGCGGCGAGGACGGCGGCCAGATTATCGCCCAGGGTCCGCCGGAAACGATCGCCAAAACCAAGGGCTCGCATACCGGCAAGTCGCTGGCTCCCATCCTGGCCAAGGCGGCCGGCCAACCGGTCAAGGCCGTCAAACGCCGCGCCAAGAAGGCCCGCCAGGTGGAACTCGCCACCAAGATCAGCGTGCGCGGAGCCCGGCAGCACAACCTGAAAGAGGTGCAAATCGACATCGCCCGCGACAAGATGACCGTCTTTTGCGGACCCAGCGGTTCAGGAAAAAGCTCGCTGGCGATGGACACCATCTATGCCGAAGGGCAAAGGCGCTACGTCGAAAGTCTCAGCTCTTACGCCCGACAGTTCATCAGCCAGATGCAAAAGCCGTCGGTTGACCAGATTGAGGGACTGTCGCCTGCCATTGCGATCGAACAGAAAAACCTGGGCAACACGCCGCGCAGCACCGTCGGCACGGTGACCGAAGTGTACGACTATTTTCGTATTCTGATGGCCCGCCTGGGGACGCCGTATTGCCCGGATTGCGATCGCGAGATTGGCACGCAAACGCCGGACGAGATCGTCGACAAGATTCTGAGCGAACCCGAAGGCAGCAAGCTCTACCTGATGGCTCCGGTCGAAATCGAAGTGGGCCAGGAGTACGAACGGCTGTGGGAAGAACTGAAGTCGACCGGCTACGCCCGGGTGCGGATCGACGGCGAAACGCACTCGCTGGAGAACCCGCCGGAGATTGATCGGCGTCGCAAGCATGCGGTGGAAGTCGTCGTCGATCGGATCAAGACTTCCAACAGGTCGCGTTCGCGGATCGCCGAGAGCGTCGAACAGGCGCTCTCCCTGGGCCGCGGCGTGCTGACGGTCGCCTACCCGCTCGACGGCGCGCCCGAGTCGCGCTGGAAGGTCGTACGGCACAGCCAGCATCTGGCCTGTGATCGTTGCGGACGTAGCTTTGAACGGCTGACCCCGCATAACTTTTCGTTCAACAGTTCGCTCGGCTGGTGCGACAGTTGCGAAGGGCTGGGCATCCAGCGCGGCGCCAATCCCGCCGCACTGTTGCGCGACCCCAAACTGACGCTGGCCGAAGGGGCCGTCGCCCTCTGGCCCAGTGTGGCCGATCCCGTCTCGCAGCAAATGCTCCAGGCGTTATCGCTGGGAACAGGCCTGCCGCTGGACAAGCCGTTCGAGCAGCTGTCGGCGCGGAACCGCCGGCTGGTGATGCACGGCGCAGGTGAGCAGTGGTTCGCCGTCGGCGAGCCGGAGCAGCGGCCCCGCTTCCGCTTTCAGTTCAAAGGGCTGTACCCGGCGATCGAAGAGGCTTCCCGTTTGAGCGGCGCCTTCCGCAATCGCTTGTCGACGTTTATCGACGAAGTCGAGTGCGCCGCCTGTGGGGGCAGCCGGCTGCGCGACGACTCGGCGGCCGTCCGCTTTGAGTCGTACACCATCGACGACCTGTGCCGCATGCCGCTGGGCGAACTGCGCCGGATCGTGAAAGGCTGGAAGTTCAAGGCCCGCGAAAAACGGATCGCTGGCGAGGTGGTGCGAGAGATCCAGAACCGCGTGCAGTTCCTGAACGACGTCGGCCTGGAGTACCTCAGCATTGGCCGCGGCGCCGCCACGCTTTCCAACGGCGAAGCGCAGCGCATTCGCCTGGCCAGCCAGCTCGGCAGCGGTCTGTGCGGCGTGCTGTACGTATTGGACGAGCCGACCATCGGCCTGCATCCGCGCGATAACACCCGGCTGCTCAAAGCGCTGCACAAGCTGCGCGACCTGGGGAACACGCTGTTGATCGTAGAGCATGATCGCGAGGTGATCGCCGAGTCCGATTATCTCGCCGACTTTGGCCCCCAGGCCGGAACGCACGGCGGGCAGATCGTCGCCAATGGCACGCCGGCCCAGGTCGCCCGGCGGAAAACGTCCGTCACCGGCCCTTACCTGTCGGGCAAGAAGGCGATCAGCATCCCTTCCAATCGCCGCATGGCCGAGAACGGCGTCGGCCATCCGGAAGATCAATGGGTCAAGATCCTGGGCGCCCGGCGGCACAACCTGCAGAACATCAACGTGGAGATTCCGCTGGGAGCGCTCACCGCAGTGACTGGCCCCAGCGGTTGCGGCAAGAGCTCGCTCATTGAAGACGTCCTGTTCCGTGCGGTCGCTCGCACCCTGCATCGGGCCGCCGCCATCCCCGGCGCCCATGACGAAATCCGCGGCCTCGACCAGATTAACAAGGTCATCAGGGTCGACCAGCAACCGCTGGGGAACTCGCCCACGTCCAATCCTGCGACTTACACCGGCGTGTTCGAAACGATTCGCCAGCTCTTCTCCCAGTTGCCTGAGTCAAAGGTGCGCGGCTACTCGCCCCGTCGCTTCAGTTTCAACGCACCCGGCGGCCGCTGTGAAACGTGCGCCGGCAACGGGCAACTCTGTATCGAGATGCACTTCCTGCCCGACGTCTGGGTGCAGTGCGAAACGTGCCGCGGCGAGCGATACAACCCCGAGACGCTGGCGGTCAAATACCGCGGACGCTCTATCGCCGAAGTGCTCGACATGACGTGCGGCGATGCGGTCGAGCTGTTTTCCAACATCCCCAAGATCCGCCGGATCCTGCAGACCCTGTGCGATGTGGGGCTGGACTACCTGACGCTGGGTCAGGCGGCGCCGACCCTGTCCGGCGGCGAAGCCCAGCGAGTGAAGCTGGCGGCCGAACTGTCGCGGCCCGATACGGGCCGCACCCTGTACCTGCTGGATGAGCCGACGACCGGCCTGCACTTTGACGATCTGGCTAAACTGCTGGAGGTGCTGCATCGGCTGGTCGATCTGGGGAACACGGTCGTGCTGATCGAGCATAACCTGGATGTCATCAAGCAGGCCGACTGGATGGTCGACATGGGGCCAGAAGCAGGCGCCGGCGGCGGGCGCGTCGTCGTGGCCGGCACGCCGGAGCAGGTCGTCGCCCATGCCCAGCAGTCGTCCGCTGGGAACGGCTATCTACGGTCGCACACCGGCGAGGCTCTCCTCCCCGTGCTGGCGGCCGGACCCTACGCGCGGCGGGTTGCTCATGATCCGAACAAGCTGGAAGAAAAAGAAGGCGATCTGGCCATCGAAGACCTGGGCCAGGATGCGCAGATGCCCTGGGAGACCAACGGCCGTCGCTGGCATACGCAAGATCGCGTTGGCCGCAAAGGCGAACCGGTCGCCTGGGAGGGGCAGATTCTGAGCGAGGTAGTCGACCGTATTCATGCCCTGGGCGAGTTCAGCGAGACCGACTGGAAAGCGCGCAGCGTAGTGGAAATCGCCGCCGCCAAAAAGTCCGACGGCTGGTTCCTGCACGCGATCACCGGCGAGGCCTGGCTGCTGAAGCTGAAGTTCCGCGTCGCTTCGGGCGCGTTCGATGCTGACGAGCTCGACGGGCTGCTGGGACTGAAACCGCTCAATCAAATGCACGACTTGCCCGTCTACGGGAACGAACCGCGAGTCAAATGCAAAGCGACTCGCGGCCCCTGGCAGGAAGTGCAAGTTGCCGTGCACTCCTTTGAAGAGATCGACACGCCCGCTTTCTGGCGTTTTGTCGAAGAGGCGACCGAATCGTTCCTGGGACTGGCCGAAGAGGCGACCCAGTCAGGCAGCGACTTTGCGCCATGGAAACTGCTGGGCCGGAAGTGGCACCTGATGCGGAAAGGTTTCCCGACCAACAAGACGCCCCGCTGGGAAGTCGACACGCTGGAACAACTGGTCACGTTGCTGGAGCAAACCGCGCCGGAAGGGAGCTTCGTCTGGACGAACCAGCAGATCGTCAATTTCTTTCTGCCGGAACAGAAAGAGCCCTGGGCCGTGCTGCACACCAAGAAGCCAGCCGCAGTGGAACTAACGCTGACCGGCCGCAAGGGAAGCATCGCCCTGGGACGTTTGACAGGCATTGGTCGCCAGCCCGCGATCGATGCCAGCCGGCCGCGGCTGGATCAGCTGAAACTGCGGTTCCGAACCCTGGCCGAAGTGCAGAACCAGGAACTGGCCAGCGTGCTGGGCGAACACCGGAACGCCTTGCGAAACGGCGATTAG
- a CDS encoding type IV pilin protein has protein sequence MRTKREGFTLVEVMIVVVTMAIIAGMVIPQFNEAVQDAKVSAALSNLHMLSNAIENYKVQHDGRAPDDLTGQTLPQLTHRTDKAGNIGTGPQHRYGPYLLAQITANPLNDSAVVSVAAKVPPENLETLSGWIYDPVSGRVWAGEFN, from the coding sequence GTGCGAACAAAACGTGAAGGGTTCACTCTGGTCGAAGTGATGATCGTGGTAGTCACCATGGCGATCATCGCCGGCATGGTGATCCCCCAGTTCAACGAAGCGGTGCAAGACGCCAAGGTCAGCGCTGCCTTGTCGAACCTGCACATGCTGTCGAACGCCATCGAAAACTACAAGGTCCAGCACGATGGCCGCGCGCCCGACGACCTGACTGGCCAGACCCTGCCGCAGTTGACTCATCGCACCGATAAAGCTGGCAATATTGGCACGGGGCCGCAGCATCGCTATGGTCCCTATCTGCTGGCTCAGATCACCGCCAATCCCCTGAACGATTCCGCAGTGGTCAGCGTCGCCGCCAAGGTTCCGCCAGAGAACCTTGAGACCCTGTCGGGCTGGATCTATGATCCCGTCAGCGGACGCGTCTGGGCTGGCGAGTTCAACTAA
- a CDS encoding FKBP-type peptidyl-prolyl cis-trans isomerase, which produces MKRVFFALCAVGLLAGSAFAQEPAKTAPKTDLEKLSYALGATIGENIGSTNVKLDLAQLMNGLSTSYGDGELALTPEELATSMRAFEGLIRAEQEKVMKAEAEKSKLAAEKNKTEGAKYLAENAKKEGVKTTESGLQYQVLKAGDGPSPKATDRVKAHYHGTFINGDVFDSSVERGEPLTIPVNRVIAGWSEALQLMKVGDKYRLVIPSELAYGEEQLPGSPIQPNSVLVFEVELLGIEE; this is translated from the coding sequence ATGAAACGCGTTTTTTTCGCGTTGTGCGCCGTTGGACTTCTGGCTGGCTCGGCTTTTGCCCAGGAACCAGCGAAAACGGCCCCGAAAACCGACCTGGAAAAACTGAGTTACGCCCTGGGCGCCACCATCGGTGAAAACATCGGCAGCACCAACGTCAAGCTTGATCTGGCGCAGCTGATGAACGGCCTGTCAACCTCCTACGGCGACGGAGAACTGGCCCTCACTCCCGAAGAACTCGCCACTTCGATGCGCGCCTTCGAAGGTTTGATCCGCGCTGAGCAGGAAAAAGTGATGAAAGCCGAAGCCGAAAAAAGCAAACTTGCCGCCGAAAAGAACAAAACCGAAGGCGCCAAATACCTTGCTGAGAACGCCAAAAAAGAAGGGGTGAAGACCACCGAAAGCGGCCTGCAGTACCAGGTGCTCAAGGCGGGCGACGGCCCCAGCCCCAAGGCGACCGATCGCGTCAAAGCCCATTACCACGGCACCTTTATTAACGGCGACGTTTTCGACAGCTCGGTCGAACGCGGCGAGCCGTTGACGATCCCCGTCAATCGCGTGATTGCAGGCTGGTCGGAAGCCCTGCAGCTGATGAAAGTCGGCGACAAGTATCGCCTGGTGATCCCCTCGGAGCTGGCCTACGGCGAAGAACAACTGCCGGGCAGCCCGATCCAGCCGAACTCCGTCCTGGTGTTCGAAGTCGAACTGCTGGGCATCGAAGAGTAA